One region of Psychrobacter sp. DAB_AL43B genomic DNA includes:
- the hisF gene encoding imidazole glycerol phosphate synthase subunit HisF — protein MLAKRIIPCLDVDNGRVVKGVQFVDIKDAGDPVEVAKRYNEQGADEITFLDITATNDERDTTYHTVERMAETVFVPLTVGGGVRKIADIRNLLNAGADKVAINSAAVFTPEFVGEAAQKFGNQCIVVAIDAKRVGDVNVDGIIMPRWEIFTHGGRKPTGIDAVAWASKMAELGAGELLVTSMDGDGTKKGYDLALMKQITSRVNVPVIASGGVGNLQHLAEGVLEGGVDAVLAASIFHFGEYTVQEAKAYMAAQGIQMRL, from the coding sequence ATGTTAGCAAAGCGTATCATTCCTTGCTTGGATGTTGATAATGGTCGTGTGGTCAAAGGCGTACAGTTTGTCGATATTAAAGACGCTGGCGATCCAGTCGAAGTAGCAAAACGCTATAACGAACAAGGCGCTGATGAAATTACTTTTTTGGACATTACTGCCACCAATGATGAGCGCGATACTACGTATCATACGGTTGAACGTATGGCGGAAACTGTATTTGTGCCATTAACAGTCGGTGGCGGCGTACGTAAAATTGCCGATATTCGTAATTTGCTTAATGCTGGCGCGGATAAAGTGGCGATTAACTCAGCAGCGGTATTTACCCCTGAGTTCGTCGGTGAAGCAGCGCAAAAATTTGGCAACCAATGTATCGTTGTGGCTATCGATGCCAAACGCGTTGGTGATGTCAATGTTGATGGCATTATTATGCCACGTTGGGAGATATTTACTCACGGTGGACGTAAGCCAACGGGTATCGATGCCGTCGCTTGGGCAAGCAAAATGGCGGAGCTTGGCGCAGGTGAATTACTGGTCACTTCGATGGATGGTGATGGCACCAAAAAGGGCTATGATTTAGCATTAATGAAGCAGATTACCAGCCGAGTGAATGTACCCGTTATCGCCTCAGGTGGCGTCGGTAATTTACAGCATTTAGCCGAAGGTGTATTAGAGGGTGGCGTCGATGCAGTACTCGCTGCCAGTATATTTCACTTTGGTGAGTATACCGTTCAGGAAGCCAAAGCGTACATGGCAGCCCAAGGCATACAAATGCGTTTGTAA